The following proteins come from a genomic window of Bactrocera tryoni isolate S06 chromosome 1, CSIRO_BtryS06_freeze2, whole genome shotgun sequence:
- the LOC120767055 gene encoding phospholipase A1 VesT1.02-like, with protein sequence MKVLVLLAIFALTASAAPLDDEDDNGRVSGENGWYVPQLDGSLVWMSTEEGENLLAEYEKKEEMEGRALSLSPVTYYLYTKSNQYDAQKITANKKTISNSHFNADHPTRFLIHGWTQGYEADMNTQIRDAWLSHGDYNIVVVDWGRARSVEYVSSVAAVPGVGKKVASMIDYMASNNGLNLDTLEVIGHSLGAQVAGYVGKNVGAGKIHGIVGLDPALPLFSYDKPNKRLNSDDAHYVESIQTNGGKLGFLKPIGKGAFYPNGGKKQPGCGTDLTGSCSHARSCIYYAEAVRENNFPSMRCGDYEDAVKKDCGGQYSGVKMGAVYNYEFVSGDYYVPVRSTAPYGYGS encoded by the exons ATGAAGGTTCTTGTGCTTTTGGCAATTTTCGCGCTAACAG CTTCGGCTGCTCCTCTCGATGATGAGGACGACAATGGACGCGTCAGTGGAGAGAATGGCTGGTATGTACCGCAGCTTGATGGTTCCTTAGTCTGGATGAGTACTGAAGAAGGCGAAAACCTTTTGGCAGAATATGAGAAGAAAGAAGAAATGGAAGGGCGTGCTTTGAGCCTCTCCCCAGTCACCTACTACCTGTATACCAAATCCAATCAATATGACGCACAAAAAATTACCGCTAACAAGAAAACCATTTCCAACTCACATTTCAATGCCGATCATCCAACACGGTTTTTGATTCATGGCTGGACTCAGGGTTATGAAGCCGATATGAATACTCAAATTCGCGACGCTTGGCTGTCACATGGTGACTACAACATTGTCGTTGTTGACTGGGGACGTGCACGTTCTGTTGAATATGTCTCATCCGTCGCTGCTGTTCCCGGTGTAGGAAAGAAGGTTGCCAGCATGATTGACTACATGGCTAGCAATAATGGTTTGAACTTGGATACACTCGAAGTGATCGGTCACAGTTTGGGTGCTCAAGTTGCCGGCTATGTTGGCAAGAATGTCGGCGCTGGCAAAATTCACGGTATTGTCGGTCTGGACCCTGCTCTTCCACTCTTTAGCTACGACAAACCCAACAAACGTCTCAATTCGGATGATGCTCACTATGTAGAATCAATCCAGACAAACGGTGGAAAGCTGGGTTTCCTAAAACCAATTGGTAAAGGTGCCTTCTACCCGAATGGTGGCAAGAAACAACCAGGTTGTGGTACAGACTTAACTGGTTCCTGCAGTCATGCACGCTCGTGTATTTACTACGCTGAGGCCGTACGTGAAAATAACTTCCCTTCCATGCGTTGCGGTGACTACGAAGATGCAGTTAAGAAGGACTGTGGCGGACAATACAGTGGCGTGAAAATGGGTGCCGTTTACAATTATGAATTTGTTAGTGGTGATTACTATGTTCCAGTGCGCAGCACTGCTCCATATGGATATGGCAGCTAA